The following proteins are co-located in the Dyadobacter chenwenxiniae genome:
- a CDS encoding protein-tyrosine-phosphatase gives MTLISTAATMPTSDPEEKKALNPKLSAYIDTIKEDFSKIPQDRVEALDKIAAFIQNQVKASQPVQLTYICTHNSRRSHFGQIWGATAAAYYNIPHVKTYSGGTEASAFNERAVAACERAGFDITKTSEGKNPVYAVSYGAGTEPLKAFSKKYDDASNPQSNFCAVMTCSQADEACPVVKGATARVAVPYNDPKAFDGTAQETAKYDERCKQIATETLYVFSKVKI, from the coding sequence GATCTCTACTGCTGCTACTATGCCAACTTCTGATCCCGAAGAAAAGAAAGCCCTTAATCCAAAGCTGTCCGCTTACATTGACACCATTAAAGAAGACTTCTCAAAAATACCCCAAGACCGGGTAGAAGCGCTTGACAAGATTGCTGCATTTATCCAAAATCAAGTTAAAGCTTCTCAGCCTGTACAGCTTACCTACATCTGTACCCACAATTCCAGACGCAGCCACTTCGGGCAAATCTGGGGAGCAACTGCTGCTGCTTACTATAACATACCCCATGTAAAAACATATTCTGGCGGCACAGAGGCCAGCGCGTTCAATGAAAGGGCTGTCGCTGCTTGCGAGAGGGCAGGTTTTGATATCACAAAAACATCAGAAGGCAAAAATCCAGTCTATGCTGTGAGCTACGGGGCGGGAACTGAACCATTGAAAGCATTCTCAAAAAAGTATGATGACGCCAGCAATCCCCAAAGCAATTTCTGCGCAGTCATGACATGCTCACAGGCTGATGAAGCTTGCCCGGTTGTAAAAGGTGCCACTGCGCGGGTTGCTGTTCCTTATAATGACCCGAAAGCGTTTGATGGTACCGCGCAAGAAACGGCAAAGTACGACGAGCGCTGCAAACAGATCGCAACAGAAACACTGTATGTTTTTTCAAAAGTGAAAATCTAG
- a CDS encoding DUF2490 domain-containing protein, translating to MYKFFLTGLLYVIIPVTALSQANYRAGTLSQINVNVKIAETWKLNTKLETRQIFSSKKPEVLASHRFDYERTDLNFILTKKVSADNTVGGGYLVRLEDGRFTHRFIQQFNHVKNLEVLSVAHRIVADETFSPDNAAEFRLRYRLGLELPLNGQQVDPKEFYGKANNEYLGIFSDSDPDLEIRGLLALGYNASDNNKIELGLEYRVNEFNAPVKAHQYWLTIAWFVSI from the coding sequence ATGTATAAATTTTTTCTAACTGGTTTGTTATATGTCATAATTCCCGTTACGGCACTAAGTCAAGCCAATTACAGGGCAGGGACGCTTTCTCAAATCAATGTTAATGTCAAAATAGCTGAGACCTGGAAGTTAAATACGAAGCTGGAAACCCGGCAAATATTTTCCAGCAAAAAGCCGGAAGTGCTAGCCAGTCATCGGTTTGATTACGAAAGAACAGATCTAAACTTTATACTGACCAAAAAAGTGTCCGCCGACAATACGGTCGGTGGCGGTTATCTGGTCAGGTTGGAAGACGGCCGGTTTACACATCGTTTCATACAGCAGTTTAATCATGTAAAAAACTTGGAGGTGCTCAGTGTTGCACACCGCATAGTGGCTGATGAGACTTTCAGTCCTGATAATGCTGCGGAATTCCGCCTGCGATACCGATTGGGGTTGGAATTGCCCCTGAACGGTCAGCAAGTCGACCCTAAGGAATTTTATGGAAAAGCAAATAATGAATATCTGGGCATTTTTTCAGACAGCGATCCAGATTTAGAAATACGCGGACTACTTGCCTTGGGATATAATGCTTCCGATAATAACAAGATCGAGCTTGGCCTGGAATACCGCGTGAATGAATTTAATGCTCCGGTAAAAGCGCATCAATACTGGTTGACAATTGCTTGGTTCGTCAGTATCTGA
- a CDS encoding TerC family protein, whose product MEFEIIVSLLSLVALEAVLGIDNVIFISIIAAKLPADQQKKARQYGLILAGVMRIGLLLLISLIMKLDKDLFVVFGEGFSGKELVLLAGGLFLLYKSATEIYHKMEGEEGDQSKQIKASSFGQVLTQILIMDMVFSIDSIITAIGMVKEVWVMYVAVIATVILMLVAAETISNFVNRHPAFKMLALSFLLLIGFSLVSEGFGLEIPKGYIYFSMAFSLLVDVFQMRMNKSKNAPVKTHEHYQQGEDRLLP is encoded by the coding sequence ATGGAATTCGAAATCATCGTGTCACTCTTGTCGCTGGTCGCTTTGGAAGCGGTTCTTGGCATTGATAACGTCATTTTTATATCAATTATCGCAGCGAAGCTTCCGGCAGATCAGCAGAAGAAAGCCAGGCAATACGGCCTGATACTTGCCGGTGTTATGCGCATTGGCCTCCTGCTGCTCATTTCCCTTATTATGAAGCTGGATAAAGACCTGTTTGTGGTTTTTGGTGAAGGCTTCTCGGGGAAAGAACTTGTTCTGCTCGCGGGAGGTTTGTTTCTGCTCTACAAAAGTGCGACTGAGATTTACCACAAAATGGAAGGGGAGGAGGGCGACCAGAGTAAACAGATAAAAGCTTCCTCATTTGGGCAGGTTCTCACGCAAATACTGATCATGGATATGGTTTTTTCCATCGATTCGATCATCACCGCTATTGGAATGGTAAAGGAAGTCTGGGTAATGTATGTGGCAGTTATTGCAACGGTGATATTAATGCTGGTGGCTGCCGAAACGATCAGTAATTTTGTAAACCGGCATCCGGCATTCAAAATGCTCGCTTTGTCATTTTTGTTACTGATTGGCTTTTCTCTGGTCAGCGAGGGCTTCGGACTTGAAATTCCAAAGGGCTACATTTACTTCTCTATGGCGTTTTCACTGTTGGTGGATGTGTTCCAGATGCGCATGAATAAATCCAAAAATGCTCCTGTAAAAACCCACGAACATTACCAGCAAGGAGAAGATCGCCTGCTACCCTAA
- a CDS encoding DUF4270 domain-containing protein, whose product MILCLHLLLTSCQWGDDIQALEQPNLDDYSVQFSDTLTVQLSTVGSDSLMTGGPSRMLFGNYTDPYFGTVQCARPVFSSPQQTEE is encoded by the coding sequence ATGATATTATGCTTACATCTTTTGCTTACTTCTTGCCAATGGGGTGATGACATTCAAGCCCTTGAACAACCGAATCTCGACGATTACTCAGTGCAATTTTCAGATACATTAACGGTTCAGCTTTCAACCGTCGGGTCTGACTCGTTGATGACCGGCGGACCATCGAGAATGCTGTTCGGAAATTATACCGATCCTTATTTCGGGACAGTGCAGTGCGCGCGACCAGTTTTTTCCAGCCCACAACAGACGGAGGAATAA
- a CDS encoding DUF4270 family protein, with protein sequence MVILPGSLNLTVHRLLKDILDKSSYWSGNATEYEVVNIGKTKFVPRPYTTDLLKIKLSDQIGKQVFDLAKENLLSSNTDWINIVKGLVIIPGKTDNGAILGFKIGGDSCSVQLHYHTPLVSGYQKDSAIFKVTASYNQIQGNYAGSQLAKMPANKHIALPSAQSGNLAFLQAGMGNMIRVDLPFLKHYKSLKNTAVNRAYLRIRPFRPSVTNALRVPQALYVYRCDKNNQFYVSGDGTPLPLYYLAAASQATGVSSRYIYDYVANDEYYLLDLTAYATEMIASETDDVGGLIIRSGPFSSSSSYRDADTEFSKSVDRLVVANQHHSQPGVKLEFYYTYIKQ encoded by the coding sequence ATGGTGATACTACCCGGGTCATTAAACCTAACCGTCCACCGGCTCCTGAAAGACATTCTTGACAAATCTTCCTATTGGAGCGGCAACGCTACCGAATATGAGGTGGTGAACATCGGGAAAACCAAGTTTGTCCCCAGGCCTTACACCACCGATCTCCTGAAAATCAAGCTATCGGACCAGATTGGCAAACAGGTCTTTGATTTGGCTAAGGAAAACTTGCTGTCTTCCAATACGGACTGGATCAACATCGTAAAAGGCCTGGTTATTATACCAGGGAAAACTGACAATGGTGCAATACTTGGATTTAAGATCGGAGGCGATAGCTGCTCTGTACAATTGCATTACCATACACCACTTGTAAGCGGATACCAAAAGGACTCGGCGATATTCAAAGTCACTGCGAGCTATAATCAGATTCAAGGAAACTATGCGGGTTCACAGCTAGCCAAGATGCCTGCAAATAAACATATAGCGTTACCATCGGCCCAGTCTGGCAACCTGGCTTTTCTACAGGCAGGCATGGGCAACATGATCCGGGTTGATTTACCATTTCTCAAACATTACAAATCACTAAAAAATACCGCTGTCAATCGTGCATACCTGAGGATAAGGCCTTTTCGTCCGTCAGTCACCAATGCTTTGAGGGTTCCCCAGGCACTATATGTATACCGCTGTGATAAAAACAACCAGTTTTATGTGTCCGGGGACGGAACGCCTCTCCCATTATATTATCTGGCAGCGGCGAGCCAGGCAACCGGGGTTTCGAGCAGGTATATTTATGATTATGTTGCTAATGACGAATATTACCTGCTCGATCTCACTGCATATGCGACAGAAATGATTGCTTCGGAGACAGACGACGTCGGCGGGCTCATCATACGCAGCGGGCCGTTTAGCTCCAGTTCATCCTATCGCGATGCAGACACAGAGTTCAGCAAGAGCGTCGACCGGCTTGTCGTTGCTAATCAGCACCATTCGCAACCCGGCGTAAAACTGGAATTTTACTACACCTACATCAAGCAATAA
- a CDS encoding Kelch repeat-containing protein: protein MFSTLRKISLTLLAASMAFTLPSCENDDVDLQGNWFRKGLPSFGGSIRTNAVSFVIGDIGYIGTGYTNETVARVKDFWAYNTKTKIWSQVADFPGTGRNNATAFVLKGKGYVGTGYDYILTDNNGYKKDFYQYDPVGNKWSKKADFAGGTRQFSTSFVVNDRAFVGLGYNGTNTFQDFYEYDPTGDKWVEMATFIGGKRTGAITFTIDNTAYVGFGRSNSGTQSKDFYSFDPSGGDGKGAWTRIEFEDDFDEDDFPARAFGLAMVINSKAYIVGGEGRSDVWEYDARTNDWTERASFPGSARGYAGGFVVGSIGYFGTGSSNGTGGGTDDFWGFDPTQETDDDDDI from the coding sequence ATGTTCAGTACATTAAGAAAGATTTCTTTGACCCTTCTGGCCGCATCAATGGCATTCACGCTACCCAGCTGTGAGAACGATGACGTCGACCTGCAAGGTAACTGGTTCAGAAAGGGCCTTCCCAGTTTTGGAGGCTCAATTCGCACGAACGCAGTAAGCTTCGTGATTGGTGATATCGGCTACATTGGCACGGGTTATACCAATGAAACAGTTGCGAGAGTGAAGGATTTCTGGGCTTACAACACCAAGACAAAAATCTGGTCACAGGTTGCGGATTTTCCGGGGACTGGCCGCAATAATGCCACTGCATTTGTCCTGAAAGGCAAAGGTTATGTAGGGACAGGTTATGACTACATCCTGACCGATAACAACGGATACAAAAAAGACTTTTACCAATACGACCCCGTGGGCAACAAGTGGTCCAAAAAAGCTGATTTCGCAGGAGGAACCCGTCAATTTTCCACTTCTTTCGTTGTGAATGATCGTGCGTTTGTTGGCCTGGGATACAATGGAACAAATACATTCCAGGATTTCTACGAATACGACCCTACTGGCGACAAATGGGTTGAAATGGCAACATTTATAGGCGGGAAACGTACGGGAGCAATCACATTTACGATTGATAACACTGCATACGTCGGTTTCGGAAGAAGTAACTCAGGAACCCAGAGCAAAGATTTCTACAGTTTTGACCCATCAGGAGGCGACGGTAAGGGAGCCTGGACGCGCATTGAGTTTGAAGACGACTTCGACGAGGACGACTTCCCGGCGCGCGCCTTCGGACTGGCTATGGTCATTAATAGCAAAGCATACATTGTAGGCGGTGAAGGAAGGTCCGATGTTTGGGAGTATGACGCCCGGACAAATGACTGGACTGAGAGAGCGTCATTTCCCGGATCAGCGCGCGGGTATGCAGGAGGCTTCGTTGTGGGCAGTATCGGTTATTTTGGAACAGGCAGCTCCAATGGCACCGGCGGTGGAACCGATGATTTTTGGGGGTTTGACCCTACTCAGGAAACTGACGATGACGACGATATATGA
- a CDS encoding DUF4907 domain-containing protein, translating into MKKKNFIDLAISIFALTAIYALFSQNEDKSHIMSPSQFSTEAFETDRGWGYRIRQDTTTVIEQRSVLHIAGNQGFQTKQQALVTAQLVKHKLDHGIFPPVLSRQELDSLGIRNQ; encoded by the coding sequence ATGAAAAAGAAAAATTTCATTGATCTGGCCATCAGCATATTTGCCCTGACAGCCATTTACGCTTTATTCTCTCAAAATGAAGATAAAAGCCATATCATGAGCCCCTCCCAATTCAGCACAGAGGCTTTTGAAACGGATCGCGGATGGGGTTACCGGATTCGCCAGGATACGACAACTGTCATTGAACAACGATCCGTTCTGCATATTGCAGGAAACCAGGGCTTTCAGACAAAGCAGCAAGCATTGGTGACTGCACAGCTCGTGAAACACAAACTCGACCATGGCATTTTCCCTCCCGTCCTCAGCCGGCAAGAGCTGGACAGTCTTGGGATCAGGAATCAGTAG